The following coding sequences are from one Nicotiana tomentosiformis chromosome 3, ASM39032v3, whole genome shotgun sequence window:
- the LOC117276051 gene encoding uncharacterized protein → MILEKLEDSFSDEYNKLVAYTNELKLSNPGSDVIINLSKDALEEGIRRFLRMYICFQAMKFGFKNGLRPFIGLDGTFLKGKAKGQLLVVVGQDSANHFYLLAWAIIDKETKLTWKWFLGHMQTLLDLKMGKGITFISDMQKGLIDSIQTVLPESHFRFYSVDKNLTESFNAWILQARHKPIIKMLEDIRIKVMNMINEHEAEVMTWGNEYSPKTMELYNQFMRIALKCHINGNADNGHEVT, encoded by the exons ATGATTTTGGAGAAACTTGAAGATAGTTTTTCAGATGAATATAATAAGCTTGTTGCCTATACCAATGAACTGAAACTTAGCAATCCTGGGAGTGATGTGATAATTAACTTATCAAAAGATGCTCTTGAAGAAGGCATAAGGAGGTTTTTAAGGATGTATATTTGTTTTCAAGCAATGAAGTTTGGGTTTAAGAATGGTTTGAGACCTTTCATTGGATTGGATGGAACATTTTTAAAAGGGAAAGCCAAAGGTCAGCTCTTGGTAGTTGTTGGTCAAGATTCTGCCAATCATTTTTATCTATTGGCTTGGGCTATTATTGATAAAGAAACAAAACTTACTTGGAAGTGGTTCTTAGGTCACATGCAGACTTTACTAGACCTCAAAATGGGTAAAGGGATCACATTTATATCAGATATGCAGAAG GGGTTGATTGACTCAATCCAAACTGTTCTTCCTGAGTCACACTTCAGATTCTAT TCTGTGGACAAAAACTTGACTGAGTCATTCAATGCATGGATCTTGCAAGCAAGGCACAAGCCAATCATTAAGATGCTTGAGGATATTAGAATCAAGGTGATGAACATGATAAATGAACACGAAGCTGAGGTGATGACATGGGGAAATGAGTACAGTCCCAAAACCATGGAGTTGTACAACCAATTCATGAGGATTGCATTGAAGTGTCATATTAATGGCAATGCAGACAATGGACATGAGGTGACTTAA